From Mycoplasmopsis gallinacea, the proteins below share one genomic window:
- a CDS encoding RNA-binding domain-containing protein, whose protein sequence is MNIGKENEQIEFKESLNNLEDGLKGIVAILNKHNKGTLYFGVRDDGEVIGGDFTSQKIREIHNHIQQKIEPKIYPEIKLVDAENGKQYIKIEFSGKGVFCYKGVFYKRVADKNVKMDYNEIQKMFFKTNYANWETLAVAKTTVNDLDPDRFESFVNFLKFNKPDKFQNLSNEEILIKLNLMDKEDKNLTNAGNLLFSKNEPIRLYLKLLNDDNTVSDYQIKSGNIFDLIEHSVEFITNNINSKYTIVGLERQHEYEIPLEAIREIVVNSFAHADYLQINSHTINISKKMVEIWTPGSYYHDITPEDFAKIVSNSKVRNHVISNVLVLWNKMESLASGFAATYNLCKKGNINLDYDIRTEEFVFRFLRKNEYKLNKTERNILLLIKANPSISSKEIGEQINLSQRQVQRILKRLTDEYCVQKNEVNNKTTWEVLISL, encoded by the coding sequence ATGAATATTGGAAAAGAAAATGAACAAATTGAATTCAAGGAAAGTTTAAATAATTTAGAAGATGGTTTAAAAGGTATTGTTGCTATATTAAATAAACATAACAAAGGTACATTATATTTTGGTGTAAGAGATGATGGTGAAGTAATTGGCGGAGATTTTACAAGTCAAAAAATTAGAGAAATTCATAATCACATTCAGCAAAAAATTGAACCAAAGATTTACCCAGAAATAAAATTAGTAGATGCTGAAAATGGTAAGCAATATATCAAAATAGAATTCAGTGGAAAAGGTGTATTTTGTTATAAAGGAGTTTTTTACAAAAGAGTCGCTGACAAGAATGTAAAAATGGATTATAACGAGATTCAAAAAATGTTCTTTAAAACAAATTATGCAAATTGAGAAACATTAGCAGTTGCTAAAACTACTGTAAATGATTTAGATCCTGATAGATTTGAATCTTTTGTTAATTTTTTGAAGTTCAATAAACCTGATAAATTCCAAAATCTTTCTAACGAAGAAATTCTTATTAAATTAAATTTAATGGATAAAGAAGATAAGAACTTAACCAACGCTGGAAACCTTTTATTTTCTAAAAATGAACCTATTCGTTTATACCTTAAATTATTAAATGATGATAACACTGTTTCTGATTATCAAATAAAAAGTGGTAATATCTTTGATTTAATAGAACATAGTGTTGAATTTATAACAAATAATATAAATTCAAAATACACAATAGTTGGATTAGAAAGACAACATGAATACGAAATTCCACTTGAAGCAATTAGAGAAATTGTTGTTAATTCATTTGCTCATGCAGACTATTTACAAATAAATTCTCACACAATTAACATTTCGAAAAAAATGGTAGAAATATGAACACCAGGTAGTTACTATCATGATATAACACCGGAAGATTTTGCAAAAATTGTTTCAAATAGCAAAGTTAGAAATCATGTTATTTCTAATGTCCTAGTTCTTTGAAACAAAATGGAAAGTTTAGCATCTGGTTTTGCAGCCACATACAATTTATGTAAAAAGGGAAATATCAATTTAGATTATGATATAAGAACTGAAGAATTTGTATTTAGATTCTTAAGAAAAAATGAATATAAATTAAACAAAACCGAAAGAAATATCTTGCTTTTAATTAAAGCTAATCCAAGTATTTCTTCTAAAGAAATAGGAGAGCAAATTAATTTATCTCAAAGACAAGTGCAAAGAATCTTGAAAAGATTAACAGATGAATATTGTGTTCAAAAAAATGAAGTAAATAATAAAACTACTTGAGAAGTATTGATTTCTTTATAG
- a CDS encoding ZIP family metal transporter, translating into MTFLKDFYEFLLDSNFNEAGAKVLIVFIVLLILLCIPVFITLIFSHRKNKITGKSKMYLYAFSSGFFLVMALFGFMRESLEVSTTYGATWLATKNLNNIKSYQYLLNFGVVFGGFIVGLLFAFTVKNVIAYKINKKLLANSKMKAFVHDHSHDEHHSHDHPEFLFNDSDQIDIVDKVSAKLKIVALILLLTHRIPEGILLGYNLSLLIEGKNTSLTLTYFLSLIFHLIPEEIVFYYRLRESGYSTWKSLLLSFLGLSLFLPFMMLGIFIGGYLNHAWYLKAIFLSAIAGVFVFTSIVEFVPEFYHNKIDKKSLSRSVLLVFLGIITSALILIFHVHG; encoded by the coding sequence ATGACTTTTTTAAAAGACTTTTATGAATTTTTACTAGATAGCAATTTTAACGAGGCTGGAGCAAAGGTTTTAATCGTCTTTATTGTTTTATTAATTCTCCTTTGCATCCCAGTGTTTATCACACTTATTTTTTCACATCGAAAAAATAAAATCACAGGAAAAAGCAAAATGTATTTATATGCTTTTTCATCTGGATTTTTCTTAGTAATGGCACTTTTTGGATTCATGCGTGAATCGCTTGAAGTATCAACTACTTATGGAGCTACTTGACTTGCTACCAAAAACTTAAATAACATTAAATCTTATCAATACTTACTGAATTTTGGGGTAGTTTTTGGCGGATTTATCGTTGGTCTTTTATTTGCTTTTACTGTCAAAAATGTAATTGCATATAAAATCAACAAAAAACTGCTTGCAAACTCAAAAATGAAAGCTTTTGTGCATGATCATTCGCATGATGAACATCATTCTCATGATCATCCTGAGTTTCTTTTTAATGATAGTGATCAAATCGATATTGTTGATAAAGTAAGTGCTAAATTAAAAATTGTTGCTCTAATTTTACTTTTAACTCACAGAATTCCAGAAGGTATTTTACTTGGATATAACCTTTCACTTTTAATTGAGGGTAAAAATACTAGTTTAACTTTAACTTACTTTTTATCATTAATTTTCCACTTAATTCCAGAAGAGATTGTCTTTTACTACCGTCTTAGAGAATCAGGATATTCAACTTGAAAATCACTTCTATTATCATTTTTAGGATTATCTTTATTTTTACCATTCATGATGCTTGGGATTTTCATAGGTGGGTATTTAAATCACGCTTGATACTTAAAGGCAATTTTCCTTTCAGCAATTGCTGGAGTGTTTGTCTTTACATCAATTGTTGAATTTGTGCCTGAATTTTATCACAACAAAATTGACAAAAAAAGTTTATCAAGATCAGTTTTACTTGTGTTTTTAGGAATAATCACTTCTGCATTAATTTTAATTTTCCATGTCCATGGATAA
- a CDS encoding YebC/PmpR family DNA-binding transcriptional regulator, whose amino-acid sequence MAGHSHAANIAHRKGAQDAARGKIFQKLSKEIFVAAKLGPDPEMNPALKLAISKAKSKNMPKDNIERAIAKAKGDKGDAYLETVFNATVSGGATFIVVTLSDNLNRVKSNIQALFNKQNATLGKTGQIPFAFDKKGIIEIDKSIVDEDGIMLIALENGADNIETTDNSYVVTCLPENFSELKNAIESNFEIENFIQCEVTYIPNMYVDYDAEKEAKLLEFVKKIEDDEDVQNVYHNINIQFASEESEE is encoded by the coding sequence ATGGCAGGACACTCACACGCAGCCAATATCGCGCACCGTAAAGGGGCTCAAGATGCAGCAAGGGGAAAAATTTTCCAAAAGCTTTCAAAAGAAATTTTCGTAGCAGCTAAACTTGGACCTGATCCTGAAATGAACCCAGCTTTAAAATTGGCTATTTCAAAAGCTAAATCAAAAAACATGCCTAAAGATAACATTGAAAGAGCTATTGCTAAAGCAAAAGGAGATAAAGGGGATGCTTATTTAGAAACTGTATTTAACGCAACAGTTTCTGGTGGAGCTACTTTTATCGTAGTTACTCTTAGTGATAACTTAAATAGAGTTAAATCAAACATTCAAGCTCTTTTTAACAAACAAAATGCTACTTTGGGGAAAACAGGACAAATTCCTTTTGCATTCGATAAAAAAGGAATTATCGAAATTGATAAAAGTATTGTTGATGAAGATGGAATTATGCTTATTGCACTTGAAAATGGTGCTGATAACATCGAAACAACAGATAATTCATATGTAGTTACTTGTTTACCGGAGAATTTTTCAGAGCTTAAAAATGCTATTGAATCTAACTTCGAAATTGAAAACTTCATTCAATGTGAAGTAACATATATTCCAAATATGTATGTTGATTATGACGCTGAAAAAGAAGCTAAATTATTAGAATTTGTTAAGAAAATTGAAGATGATGAAGATGTGCAAAACGTATACCACAACATCAATATTCAATTTGCTAGTGAAGAATCAGAAGAATAG
- the nadE gene encoding NAD(+) synthase, with protein sequence MSKITKYVDGKAIYDKELALKYVQTIKNFLKYRAKKANAKGFVVGISSGIDSSLVYAIASSVFPENTTGVVMPIIEMTKSDLEHINDLETAFNDSFERVNLTDAFKSLKGAISNLDNKLAIANIKPRLRMTTLYAIAQQKNALVLGTDNEDETFIGYFTKFGDGGADLLPISRLTKGEVKFIASLLGVPSSIVNKKPSAGLWEGQTDEDELGFTYQDLDFYLNHLDDLSAIDKNLSKQTITKIQNAHIRSQHKRDPIYKPRKVK encoded by the coding sequence ATGAGTAAAATAACAAAATATGTTGATGGTAAAGCAATTTATGACAAAGAACTTGCTTTAAAATACGTACAAACAATCAAGAATTTCTTAAAATACAGAGCTAAAAAAGCAAATGCTAAAGGTTTTGTGGTCGGAATTAGCTCAGGAATTGATTCTTCACTTGTATATGCGATTGCTTCAAGTGTATTCCCTGAAAACACAACTGGTGTTGTAATGCCTATTATTGAGATGACTAAAAGTGATTTAGAGCACATTAATGACTTAGAGACAGCTTTTAATGATTCCTTTGAAAGAGTCAATTTAACTGATGCTTTCAAATCTCTTAAAGGAGCAATTAGCAATCTTGATAATAAATTAGCCATTGCTAATATTAAACCAAGACTTAGAATGACTACTCTTTATGCTATTGCACAACAAAAAAATGCACTTGTTTTAGGAACTGATAATGAAGATGAAACCTTTATTGGTTACTTTACTAAATTTGGAGATGGAGGTGCTGATTTACTTCCAATTTCAAGATTAACTAAAGGGGAAGTTAAATTTATTGCTTCACTTTTAGGAGTTCCAAGTTCAATTGTAAATAAAAAACCTTCAGCTGGTTTATGAGAAGGTCAAACCGATGAAGATGAATTAGGTTTTACTTATCAAGATCTTGATTTTTACTTAAATCACCTTGATGATTTAAGTGCAATTGACAAAAACCTTTCAAAGCAAACAATTACAAAAATACAAAATGCACACATTAGATCACAACACAAACGTGATCCAATTTACAAACCAAGAAAAGTTAAATAA
- the efp gene encoding elongation factor P has product MINVNEFKPGITFQDGDDIFVVLEAQHSKQGRGQANVKAKVKNLRTGSTTIKSYTGGDKVKPAHIDKRKMNYLYNDGENIVLMDNETYEQVEIPVKNVEWELNFLKDGREVQIRKYQEEVLDIELPANVDLVVTNAPDAVKGNTTTNPQKKVIVETGFELETPMFIKEGDVILVSTETGKYVGKNNK; this is encoded by the coding sequence ATGATTAACGTAAACGAATTTAAACCAGGAATTACTTTCCAAGATGGTGATGATATTTTTGTTGTTTTAGAAGCACAACACTCAAAACAAGGGCGTGGACAAGCTAACGTTAAAGCTAAAGTAAAAAACTTACGTACAGGTTCAACAACTATTAAATCATATACAGGTGGAGATAAAGTAAAACCAGCTCACATTGATAAAAGAAAAATGAACTACCTTTACAACGATGGTGAAAACATTGTTTTAATGGATAATGAAACATATGAACAAGTTGAAATCCCTGTTAAAAATGTTGAATGAGAACTTAACTTTTTAAAAGATGGAAGAGAAGTGCAAATCCGTAAATATCAAGAAGAAGTTTTAGATATTGAACTTCCAGCTAACGTAGATTTAGTAGTTACAAATGCACCAGATGCTGTTAAAGGAAACACAACAACTAACCCTCAGAAAAAAGTTATTGTAGAAACTGGTTTTGAACTTGAAACTCCTATGTTTATTAAAGAAGGTGATGTGATTTTAGTATCAACAGAAACTGGAAAATACGTAGGAAAAAACAATAAATAA
- a CDS encoding MMB_0454 family protein: MNSITVSNNKILTYVVEESALFDSINIAIKQIKYVRLIGDPRLSFDDSKSNLQIYLSIKINTKNEGIDSFDVLKEVVSSVEKACSFLIDQKPINVQVVVLDNN, from the coding sequence ATGAATTCAATTACTGTTTCAAATAATAAAATTTTAACTTATGTCGTAGAAGAATCAGCTCTTTTTGATTCGATTAACATTGCAATTAAACAAATTAAATATGTGCGTTTAATTGGTGATCCGCGACTAAGTTTTGATGATTCAAAATCAAATTTACAAATTTATTTAAGCATTAAAATTAACACTAAAAATGAAGGAATCGATTCATTTGATGTCCTTAAAGAAGTTGTTAGTTCAGTTGAAAAAGCTTGCTCATTTTTAATTGATCAAAAACCAATTAATGTGCAAGTGGTAGTGCTTGATAATAATTAA
- a CDS encoding nicotinate phosphoribosyltransferase, which translates to MYFTNKSPKFKGIIMKHEKTKYIASYFEKTKTILENEMPNNVIKLQFFQRKDDSMLAGMEEVLNLLEEVTDTSKYTIRYLKDGTIINNLDIVLELEGHYQDFGIWEGMIDGILARNTSIATNAYHCKKAANGKEIIFMGDRADHYINQENDGKAVAIGGLKTVSTQAQKAWSNLSDDESIFGSMPHVLIQGFGGDVVKATKAFAKHFPKHKLIALVDYHNDVITESLKVWKELGDKVWGIRIDTSKNMVDHMFDNDEEKHYGVNPEQVFRLRKALDEAGATKYKIVVSSGFNPEKIKLFESLKVPVDFYGVGQSIFKLNNSFSADATILNGEKEAKEGRFYRENPNLILYKK; encoded by the coding sequence ATTTATTTTACAAATAAAAGTCCAAAATTCAAAGGAATAATTATGAAACATGAAAAAACTAAATATATAGCTAGTTATTTTGAAAAAACTAAAACAATTTTAGAAAATGAAATGCCAAATAATGTAATTAAGCTTCAATTTTTCCAAAGAAAAGATGATTCTATGCTTGCAGGTATGGAAGAAGTTTTAAATTTACTTGAAGAAGTAACTGATACAAGCAAATACACTATTAGATACTTAAAAGATGGAACCATTATTAATAATTTAGATATTGTTTTAGAACTTGAAGGACACTATCAAGATTTTGGAATCTGAGAAGGAATGATTGATGGTATTTTAGCTAGAAACACCTCAATTGCAACCAATGCATATCATTGTAAAAAAGCTGCTAATGGCAAAGAAATTATTTTTATGGGCGATCGTGCTGATCATTATATTAACCAAGAAAATGATGGAAAAGCGGTTGCAATTGGTGGACTTAAAACAGTTTCAACTCAGGCGCAAAAAGCTTGAAGCAATCTCTCAGATGATGAATCAATTTTTGGAAGTATGCCCCATGTATTAATTCAAGGTTTTGGTGGTGATGTAGTTAAAGCTACCAAAGCTTTCGCAAAGCATTTTCCTAAACACAAATTAATCGCTTTGGTTGATTATCATAATGATGTTATTACTGAATCATTAAAAGTGTGAAAAGAACTTGGTGATAAGGTATGAGGAATTAGAATTGATACTTCAAAAAACATGGTTGATCATATGTTTGATAACGATGAAGAGAAACATTACGGAGTTAATCCAGAGCAAGTATTTAGACTTAGAAAAGCTCTTGATGAAGCTGGTGCTACAAAATACAAAATTGTAGTTTCTAGTGGGTTTAACCCTGAAAAAATCAAGCTTTTTGAATCCTTAAAAGTTCCAGTGGATTTTTATGGAGTAGGTCAAAGCATTTTCAAATTAAATAATTCATTTTCAGCAGATGCAACAATTCTAAATGGAGAAAAAGAAGCTAAAGAAGGCCGTTT